From a single Aphelocoma coerulescens isolate FSJ_1873_10779 chromosome 31, UR_Acoe_1.0, whole genome shotgun sequence genomic region:
- the ABT1 gene encoding activator of basal transcription 1 produces MAGAERDPHGTGEEEEEEEKEEEEEEKEKEEEEGPEDPPPKPVVPGVLYLSFLPPGFGPRQARALLRPHGELGRVFLQPRGGSVRRRRQRPGGPPAVAFAEGWVEFRDKRAAKRAAKILHGAPMAPRPRSPFRHHCWSIKYLPGFRWPHLSERLSYERQVRAQRLRAEVAQAKREGGFYARRAPKATKDPPKTSGEPAAPPPTWGFTQRPTEEEIWGRKARPPPAAPPRRLLEKVFGGGR; encoded by the exons ATGGCCGGGGCCGAGCGGGACCCTCACGGGACGggcgaggaggaagaggaggaggagaaggaggaggaggaagaagaaaaggagaaggaggaagaggagggtcccgaggacccccccccaaagccGGTGGTGCCGGGGGTGCTGTACTTGTCCTTCCTCCCGCCGGGCTTCGGGCCCCGCCAGGCCCGGGCGCTGCTGCGGCCGCACGGGGAGCTGGGCAGGGTCTTCCTGCAGCCCCGCG gaggGTCcgtgcggcggcggcggcagcgcccgggGGGGCCCCCGGCGGTGGCGTTCGCCGAGGGCTGGGTGGAATTCCGGGACAAGCGGGCGGCCAAACGCGCGGCCAAAATCCTGCACGGGGCCCCCATggccccccggccccgcagcccctTCCGCCACCACTGCTGGAGCATCAAg taCCTGCCCGGGTTCCGGTGGCCCCACCTGAGCGAGCGGCTCAGCTACGAGCGCCAGGTCCGGGCCCAGCGCCTGCGGGCCGAGGTGGCCCAGGCCAAGCGCGAGGGGGGGTTCTACGCCCGCCGCGCCCCCAAAGCCAccaaagacccccccaaaacctccggAGAGCCCGCGGCCCCTCCCCCGACCTGGGGCTTCACCCAAAGACCCACCGAGGAGGAGATCTGGGGGCGCAAAGCTCGGCCCCCCCCGGCCGCGCCCCCCCGGCGGCTGCTGGAGAAGGTGTTTGGGGGAGGGAGGTGA
- the LOC138100377 gene encoding LOW QUALITY PROTEIN: methyl-CpG-binding domain protein 1-like (The sequence of the model RefSeq protein was modified relative to this genomic sequence to represent the inferred CDS: deleted 1 base in 1 codon) — protein MGTPPRRMAEGWSECPALGPGWQRREAFRKSGATSGRSDTYYRSPTGQKFRSKIELRRFLGPGHDLSNFDFKSGLRRPGPSRPRKSPKWRLSAGPLPEPPTIVKKEEEEEEEEEEEVGGAETDKAPPLPPEAPPTSVQAPPLPAQAPPPPVVAPPPPVQALLLLAQATPPPVEDTPPPVEATPPPEPPLRRTRKRPPPEPPQDGVVALCAGCQSLFPGVSLPPQRRCRWLCPDCRAQRRDFNREQRFYKRVGCGSCQACRIPEDCGICSACARNPPGGPSGPGPTPKCLLRRCLRIVKKGLGCGSCAGCLSTEDCGSCCICLRRLQPGLKRQWRCLRRRCLRPKKAKAAKKTQSPRPPAEKWKPPVEREPGDASSTRQRKPLTKGKEKKKPGRPPKPPGPRGGAGRGVRSRASRRCGVCAACRRPADCGRCDFCRDKPKFGGQNLKRQKCRWRQCLRCAMDKEEPLGGAEQGPGPLPGPPLRLCPVKEEVGPLPRLEVRPSGRLGPSLDTWGPPLTPPAPQDPRLGLLIASAPRLKGAPPEPSAAPERPPPGDLGVLIAATPRVKQEQPQPSASLVPVPPRPPPAPLVVLDESEEEEEEEEEGGSRVPLPLPPAPQLWPGSFLEELAEIPLPAHWGVVGGDGGGPGPCPARGLRLVQRCPRSPMAAAAVLLNPGLAFRVLVARGRPVPPGHEVLARRPPLRSVLDLVELLCDLEAYGPCPGPPGPPARPPAPRCHVLVRGGRSCRPCLMLAGVGH, from the exons ATGGGCacg CCCCCCCGCAGGATGGCGGAGGGCTGGTCCGAGTGCCCGGCGCTGGGCCCGGGCTGGCAGCGCCGCGAAGCTTTTCGGAAATCCGGGGCCACCAGCGGCCGCAGCGACACCTACTACAGGAg CCCCACAGGGCAGAAGTTCCGCAGCAAGATCGAGCTGCGGCGGTTCCTGGGCCCCGGGCACGACCTGAGCAACTTCGACTTCAAATCGGGGCTGCGGCGGCCCGGCCCCAGCCGG CCCAGGAAGAGCCCCAAATGGCGCCTGTCCGCCGGGCCCCTCCCGGAGCCCCCCACAATCGtcaagaaggaggaggaggaggaggaggaggaagaggaagaggtggGCGGGGCTGAGACGGACaaggccccgcccctgccaccGGAGGCCCCGCCCACATCGGTgcaggccccgcccctccctgcacaggccccgccccctccggtcgtggccccgccccctcccgtcCAGGCGCTGCTTCTGCTGgctcaggccacgccccctccggTCGAGGACACGCCCCCTCCCGTTGAGGCCACGCCCCCGCCGGAGCCCCCCCTCCGCAGGACCCGGAAGCGGccgcccccggagcccccccaggACGGGGTGGTGGC GCTCTGCGCCGGCTGCCAGAGCCTCTTCCCGGGGGTGTCGCTGCCCCCCCAGCGCCGCTGCCGCTGGCTCTGCCCTGACTGCCGTG cccAGAGACGAGACTTCAACCGGGAGCAGCGATTCTACAAG cgGGTGGGCTGCGGCTCGTGCCAGGCCTGTCGCATCCCCGAGGACTGCGGCATCTGCAGCGCCTGCGCCCGCAACCCCCCCGGGGGCCCCTCCGGGCCCGGCCCAACCCCCAAGTGCCTCCTGCGCCGCTGCCTGCGCATCGTCAAGAAG ggCCTGGGCTGCGGCTCCTGCGCCGGCTGCCTGAGCACCGAGGACTGCGGCAGCTGCTGCATCTGCCTGCGCCGGCTGCAGCCGGGCCTCAAGCGCCAGTGGCGCTGCCTGCGGCGCCGCTGCCTGCGCCCCAag aaAGCCAAGGCGGCCAAGAAGACCCAGAGTCCGCGGCCCCCGGCAGAG aAGTGGAAGCCCCCCGTGGAGAGGGAGCCCGGTGACGCCTCCAGCACCCGGCAGAGA AAGCCGCTGAccaaggggaaggagaagaagaagccGGGGCGACCCCCGAAGCCCCCCGGGCCCCGCGGTGGGGCTGGG CGGGGGGTGCGGAGCCGGGCCAGCCGGCGCTGCGGGGTGTGCGCAGCCTGCCGGCGCCCGGCCGACTGCGGCCGCTGCGACTTCTGCCGGGACAAGCCCAAGTTCGGGGGGCAGAACCTCAAGCGCCAGAAGTGCCGCTGGAGGCAGTGCCTGCGCTGTGCTATG gacaaggaggagccgCTGGGGGGGGCTGAGCAAggccccgggcccctcccgggaccccccctgcGCCTCTGCCCCGTCAAGGAGGAGGTGGGACCCCTCCCCCGCCTCGAGGTGAGACCCTCCGGCCGCTTGGGACCCTCCCTGGACACCTGGGGGCCCCCCCtaacc ccccccgccccccaggacccccgcCTGGGGCTCCTCATCGCCTCGGCCCCCCGCCTCAAAGGGGCCCCCCCGGAGCCCAGCGCCGCCCCCGAAAGG ccccccccgggggatttgggggtcctgatcGCCGCCACCCCCCGCGTGAAGCAGGAGCAGCCGCAGCCCAGCGCGTCCCTGGTGCCg GTGCCCCCCcggcctccccccgccccgctggtggtgctggatgagagcgaggaggaggaggaggaagaggaggagggaggcagcCGAGTG cccctcccgctgccccccgccccccagcTCTGGCCCGGCTCCTTCCTGGAGGAACTGGCCGAGATCCCCCTCCCGGCGCACTGGGGGGTGGTGGGGGGCGatggcggcggccccgggcctTGCCCGGCTCGGGGCTTGCGGCTCGTTCAGCGCTGCCCTCGCTCGCCCATGGCCGCGGCCGCCGTGCTGCTGAACCCGGGGCTGGCGTTCCGGGTGTTGGTGGCCCGTGGCCGCCCGGTGCCCCCCGGGCACGAGGTGCTGGCCCGGCGCCCCCCCCTGCGCTCCGTGCTCGACCTGGTGGAGCTGCTCTGTGACCTGGAAGCCTACGGGCCctgcccgggacccccgggacccccggcccggccccccgccccccgctgCCACGTGCTGGTGAGGGGGGGGCGaagctgccggccctgcctgaTGCTGGCGGGGGTGGGGcactga